From the Butyrivibrio fibrisolvens genome, one window contains:
- a CDS encoding polysaccharide deacetylase family protein, producing MNLYIVMYHYTRDLLHSRYPEIRGMDVLTFKEQISFLKENFNVVEMEQVLDALDGKCELKKNSCLLTFDDGYIDNFTYAFPILEENGLQGSFFIPGKTIVEHKLLDVNKIHYILAGTGNISELLNDVYERMDYYRDGYDYPPNDELFKEYAKSNRFDTAEIIFIKRMLQMALPEKVRNRIASDLFEKYVGVSEEKLAYELYMTEEQIKTLKRHGMYIGIHGYDHYWLGNLEKVMMENDVMKALEVMEPYIDKNRWVMNYPYGNYNEDVINLISRNNCSMAITTKVSVADIDKDNRFELPRLDCNDFPPKSNTYMNF from the coding sequence ATGAACTTATATATTGTAATGTATCATTACACACGAGATCTTCTGCACAGCAGATACCCAGAAATAAGAGGAATGGATGTATTAACTTTTAAAGAGCAAATAAGCTTTTTGAAAGAAAACTTTAATGTTGTTGAAATGGAACAAGTACTCGATGCGCTGGATGGCAAATGCGAATTAAAGAAGAATTCATGCTTACTTACTTTTGATGACGGATATATTGATAATTTTACATATGCCTTTCCGATTTTAGAAGAAAACGGACTTCAGGGCTCTTTTTTTATTCCGGGAAAGACAATTGTGGAGCATAAGTTGTTAGATGTTAATAAAATTCATTATATTTTGGCGGGTACGGGAAATATCAGTGAGCTGCTTAATGATGTATATGAAAGAATGGATTATTACAGAGATGGGTATGACTATCCGCCAAATGACGAGTTATTCAAAGAATATGCCAAATCCAATCGATTTGATACGGCGGAAATAATATTTATAAAGCGAATGCTCCAAATGGCTCTTCCAGAAAAGGTTAGGAATCGGATAGCAAGTGATCTTTTTGAGAAATATGTAGGCGTTTCAGAGGAAAAGCTGGCTTATGAATTGTATATGACAGAAGAACAGATTAAGACACTAAAAAGGCATGGGATGTATATAGGAATCCATGGATATGATCACTATTGGCTTGGGAACCTAGAGAAAGTAATGATGGAAAATGACGTGATGAAGGCGCTCGAAGTCATGGAACCATATATAGACAAAAATCGGTGGGTAATGAATTACCCCTATGGAAATTATAACGAAGATGTTATAAATCTGATCAGTAGAAATAACTGCTCCATGGCAATAACAACCAAAGTGTCCGTTGCAGATATAGATAAGGATAATAGATTCGAATTACCGAGACTTGATTGTAACGATTTTCCGCCGAAGAGTAATACGTATATGAACTTTTAA
- a CDS encoding CatB-related O-acetyltransferase: MKCILFLESKFLSFFKDLCDFSIAEINLLRIYDVDGQVKDCMGFNLTSLSEIASTPEFDIAIILSSQVVHLKNIINALAGDRANSIQIIDIYSNTDIIFDGNGKMMWLKHIVELQQKKPDPAIATIGDFSYYTDPIFMREPNIPAKLRVGKFCSIGPNNLFLIGEEHQKSRNTTYPFDELGGMDFVQNEKSIFSKGDIVIGNDVWSGANVTILSGVEVGDGCIIGAGSVISKNTTPYSIVVGNPGKVVGQRFSDKKINMLLEMKWWDWDYRHIYDAKNLIQSDDTESLYDYYLKNVKD; this comes from the coding sequence ATGAAGTGCATTTTGTTCCTTGAAAGCAAATTTTTAAGTTTTTTTAAAGATCTTTGTGACTTCTCAATAGCTGAAATAAATCTTCTTAGAATATACGACGTAGATGGTCAGGTAAAAGACTGCATGGGCTTTAACCTGACATCTTTATCTGAGATTGCAAGTACGCCGGAATTTGATATTGCAATAATTCTATCAAGTCAAGTAGTTCATTTAAAAAACATTATCAATGCATTGGCAGGTGACAGGGCTAATTCAATACAAATTATAGATATTTATTCAAATACCGACATCATTTTTGACGGAAACGGAAAAATGATGTGGCTTAAACATATTGTAGAACTTCAGCAAAAAAAGCCAGATCCAGCTATTGCAACAATCGGAGACTTTTCCTATTATACTGATCCCATATTTATGAGAGAGCCTAATATACCAGCAAAACTAAGAGTAGGAAAGTTTTGCTCTATAGGGCCAAACAATCTTTTTCTCATCGGTGAAGAACATCAAAAATCAAGAAATACAACATACCCATTCGATGAACTTGGGGGAATGGATTTTGTGCAGAATGAAAAAAGTATATTTTCCAAGGGTGACATCGTCATAGGAAATGATGTTTGGTCAGGAGCAAATGTTACGATTTTGTCTGGAGTCGAAGTCGGAGATGGATGCATTATTGGTGCAGGAAGTGTTATAAGTAAAAATACTACCCCCTACAGTATCGTTGTAGGTAATCCCGGAAAAGTGGTTGGACAACGCTTCTCAGATAAAAAAATAAATATGCTCCTTGAGATGAAATGGTGGGATTGGGATTATCGCCACATTTATGATGCCAAAAATCTTATTCAGAGTGATGATACTGAAAGTCTTTACGATTACTACTTAAAAAATGTCAAAGATTAA
- a CDS encoding class I SAM-dependent methyltransferase: MSKSGKICDFGCRSGRNIKVMADLGLHIVTIDYNEECIQLVKNKLQGYKNIQYIVNKELDVPVQVCSIDCIVACESLFYLGKEDESILFANLIKRLKPRGILYADYRAEDDHLLEKGEQIEKNHIQSDETEGHYKYYKKR; the protein is encoded by the coding sequence ATTAGTAAGTCTGGTAAAATTTGTGATTTTGGCTGTAGAAGCGGCCGAAATATAAAAGTAATGGCAGATTTAGGGCTACATATAGTCACAATAGATTATAATGAAGAGTGTATTCAATTAGTCAAAAATAAGCTTCAAGGATATAAAAATATTCAGTATATTGTAAATAAAGAATTAGACGTTCCTGTACAAGTTTGCAGTATAGATTGCATCGTGGCATGTGAATCATTGTTTTATCTCGGAAAAGAAGACGAAAGCATACTGTTCGCAAATCTTATAAAAAGATTAAAGCCCCGTGGTATTCTTTACGCAGACTATAGGGCAGAGGATGATCATTTACTCGAAAAAGGTGAACAAATCGAAAAGAATCATATTCAGAGTGATGAAACCGAAGGTCATTACAAGTATTATAAAAAACGTTAA
- a CDS encoding glycosyltransferase family protein, with the protein MKILLGSLFGSYIDDDIYFFLKSMGYDCMRISYLSNDQDRYDDDNLLNSIENDLKEGNYDCLYTTNFWPLAALSAHNVGIPYISWSYDSPPNLPSEKYMDFDTNYIYFFSKDDVENYRNKGLNNVFHMPLAVNANRWDKVTDYNKYRCDIAFIGSLYRSTLPTLKTRMNEYQKAYIDAVIDNQRKIYKAYVVDQLITDKLTDEICQTYREIDPGSIQPSRKQLIYSVASQVSYLDRMTIIKLLGDRYNTHFYTDDINKDERRILSSAKIHGKVDYLTQMPKVFKGAKINLAPTFRGNCSGIPLRVLDIMGCNSFALCSYQPEIEENFKDGRDVVMYTSIEECIDKTDYYIKHDSERIKISENAYNIVKKEFNYPSALKKMFNL; encoded by the coding sequence ATGAAAATTCTTCTTGGATCCTTGTTTGGCTCATATATAGATGATGATATATATTTTTTTCTAAAAAGTATGGGCTATGACTGCATGCGAATATCATACTTGTCAAATGATCAGGACAGATATGATGATGACAATCTACTTAACAGCATAGAAAATGATCTAAAAGAAGGTAATTATGACTGCCTTTATACAACGAATTTCTGGCCGCTTGCGGCTTTGTCAGCTCATAATGTAGGGATACCGTATATATCCTGGTCATATGACAGTCCTCCCAATCTTCCCTCAGAGAAGTATATGGATTTTGATACCAATTATATATATTTTTTTAGTAAAGATGATGTGGAGAACTATCGTAATAAAGGACTTAACAATGTCTTCCATATGCCGCTTGCTGTTAATGCAAACAGATGGGATAAGGTTACTGATTATAATAAATATAGATGCGATATTGCATTTATAGGTTCCTTGTATCGTAGTACCCTTCCGACATTGAAAACCAGGATGAATGAATACCAGAAAGCTTATATCGATGCTGTTATAGATAATCAGCGCAAGATCTATAAGGCATATGTTGTAGATCAGTTAATAACAGACAAATTGACTGATGAGATATGTCAGACATATAGAGAAATAGACCCTGGGTCAATTCAGCCTTCCAGAAAACAATTGATCTATTCCGTAGCCAGTCAGGTGTCTTATCTTGACAGGATGACTATTATAAAGCTTCTTGGAGACAGGTATAATACTCACTTTTATACAGATGATATTAACAAAGATGAAAGAAGAATTCTATCTAGCGCCAAAATACACGGTAAAGTTGATTATCTGACTCAAATGCCTAAAGTATTTAAAGGAGCCAAAATTAATCTTGCGCCAACATTTCGTGGCAATTGTTCAGGAATCCCTTTAAGAGTACTTGATATTATGGGATGCAATAGCTTTGCTTTATGTTCATATCAGCCTGAAATAGAAGAAAACTTTAAAGATGGTAGGGATGTAGTTATGTATACAAGTATAGAAGAGTGTATAGACAAAACTGACTATTATATAAAGCATGATTCTGAGAGAATAAAGATTTCAGAGAATGCTTATAACATAGTAAAAAAGGAGTTTAATTATCCAAGTGCACTTAAAAAAATGTTTAATCTTTGA